CTGCAAGGGTGCGCTGCCGCTGTGGCGCGCCACCAGGTCGACGGTGGTGGTGCTGTCCTGGCTACTGGTCTTGCCGGCGACCAGCAGGTCGCCCTGCAGTTGCGCCGGGCGGCGCAGCACGATGCGGCGGTCCTTCAGCTGCAACGCGATTTCCTGGCGCTCGCCGAACAACAGCGGCACCAGGCTGGTCGGCAGCTTGGGCAGCACGCGGCCGTCGTCCTCCACGCCGAACACGCCCTCGATCACCATCGCCAGATAGCCGGCCACCGACCACAGCTGCCGCGGCGAATTGACCACCGGGCCGCTCAGCGGACCGTCGTCGACATGCACAGCCTGGCTCAGGAACTCGTAGTTCTCCATGTTCGAGCCGGCCAGCGCGGCGCCGCGCAGCAGCGAGCGCACTTCCAGGTCGATGCGCGCGCTGTCGTCGGTGTGCCGGGCCGCACGCAGCGCGTAGGCGCTGACGAATGGCCAGATCGCCCGGTTATGGTAGATCGGCACGTCGCGCTGCTGCGGCCACACCACCGGGCTGCCCGCCTCCACCACCGGATAGCGCGCCAGCGCCTGACGCGCGCGCGCGGGCGGCAGCACGTCGGCCAGCACCGCCAGCGACAGGCCCAACAGGTCGTAGCGTTCGTAGCGCACCGGATGCTCGGCGGTGCCGATGTAGCTGACGTAGGTGCCGCGGTCCTCGCGCCAGAACCGCTGCGCGATGGCCTGGCGCAGCGCGTCGGCCCAGCCGGCATAGCGCGCGGCCGCCTGCGTGTCGCCCTGCTCCCGGGCCAGATGCTCGCCCAGGCGCAGCGCCTGGTAATGCAGCACGTTGGTGGACAGCGCGAAGGAACTGGCGATGAAGCCGACATCCTCGCGCGTCCAGGCCGGATAGGTCTGTTCGCGCCAGTCCAGGAACGAGGTCTCGCCGCGGTACAGGCCGATGCGCGGGTCGAACGCGAACGCGCGATCCTGCGCCAGCGTGGCCGTGAGCGCGGCGCGGGTATCGGCGGCAAAGACCGGATCGTCCAGCAGGTGGCGCGCGGCCAGGAACCACACCACGCGGTCGCTGCTCACCGGCCAACTGCCGCCGGAGCCGGTGTCCTGCGCCACGAACAGCTCCGGCAGCGCGTCGGTGCCGCGCATCGGCGACAGCTTAAAGCGCAGCGAGCGGCGCGTGCGCTGCGGATCCAGCCGCGCCAGGGCCAGGTCCGCGGCATAGCTGACATCGCGGGTCCACACGTAGGGCCAGCGCTCGCCGGTCTGGTAGCAATCGCACGGCAACGGCTTGCCGTGATCGAACGCCGGGTCGCGGATCGCCT
This genomic stretch from Xanthomonas sacchari harbors:
- a CDS encoding Six-hairpin glycosidase-like protein — its product is MLKMICLAATLGAAASASAGQTSLQWRGQTAQAEATADGGFVLHAAQGTRTVPAQPLRSETDSPLFDALFALAQQELHDDQVQAIRDPAFDHGKPLPCDCYQTGERWPYVWTRDVSYAADLALARLDPQRTRRSLRFKLSPMRGTDALPELFVAQDTGSGGSWPVSSDRVVWFLAARHLLDDPVFAADTRAALTATLAQDRAFAFDPRIGLYRGETSFLDWREQTYPAWTREDVGFIASSFALSTNVLHYQALRLGEHLAREQGDTQAAARYAGWADALRQAIAQRFWREDRGTYVSYIGTAEHPVRYERYDLLGLSLAVLADVLPPARARQALARYPVVEAGSPVVWPQQRDVPIYHNRAIWPFVSAYALRAARHTDDSARIDLEVRSLLRGAALAGSNMENYEFLSQAVHVDDGPLSGPVVNSPRQLWSVAGYLAMVIEGVFGVEDDGRVLPKLPTSLVPLLFGERQEIALQLKDRRIVLRRPAQLQGDLLVAGKTSSQDSTTTVDLVARHSGSAPLQMLAAEDAFAPLAPPAPQVRREAQGWRVQAATDTVLYVDGQAHTGHADGALLPLAERVQCLSLTRQLGRWESLHSPTVCVGDVARVDGADDWSWTAPHDGAYRLSVRYVNAHGPINTGVTAAVRRLQVQCGAAPAQSKPLVMPHSVGEQTSTAALFVLQAGQRCVARLLPAANMSALQHFARYTGGQGGADGVVNAADVAALLIAPAGPIEDRP